One Spinacia oleracea cultivar Varoflay chromosome 4, BTI_SOV_V1, whole genome shotgun sequence DNA segment encodes these proteins:
- the LOC110800740 gene encoding NADH--cytochrome b5 reductase 1, whose translation MELCCFYKMLTKFNSTYWEIMNSFKSLTEYSFSIAIALVVIAGIAIITFFGKWKPKGCLNPKKFKEFKLVKRTKVSHNTDRFRFALATPESTIGLPVGQYIRCRGKDSDGEEVVRPYTPITLDSNIGYFELLVKMYPQGRMSHHFRQMREGDFLPVIGPVGRFRYQPGQARAFGMLAGGTGITPMFQITRAIMENPKDQAKIHLIYANHTVDDILLKDDLDSFARKYPERFNIHYVVSEPPLNWDSGVGRISKEIIQKHFPKPATDVMILRCGPPGMNKAMVAYLNELGYLPETLFEF comes from the exons ATGGAACTCTGTTGTTTCTACAAAATGCTAACAAAATTCAATTCCACATACTGGGAAATCATGAATTCTTTTAAGAGTTTAACAGAATACTCATTTAGCATTGCTATCGCGTTAGTTGTCATTGCTGGTATCGCTATCATCACATTCTTTGGCAAATGGAAACCAAAAG GTTGCTTAAACCCGAAGAAATTCAAGGAATTCAAGCTCGTGAAGAGAACAAAAGTGAGTCACAACACTGACAGATTTCGATTTGCACTTGCCACGCCGGAATCTACAATAGGTCTTCCTGTTGGCCAATACATCAGATGCAG GGGAAAGGATAGTGACGGTGAAGAAGTTGTCCGGCCCTATACTCCAATAACTTTGGACTCAAATATAGGCTACTTTGAACTACTTGTTAAG ATGTATCCCCAAGGACGAATGTCTCACCATTTCAGACAGATGCGAGAGGGTGATTTCCTGCCTGTGATAGGACCTGTG GGACGATTCAGGTATCAACCTGGCCAAGCCAGAGCATTTGGTATGCTTGCTGGAGGTACTGGCATCACTCCTATGTTTCAG ATTACTAGAGCCATAATGGAAAACCCGAAAGACCAGGCAAAAATCCATCTTATTTATGCTAATCATACAGTTGACGACATTCTTCTCAAG GATGATCTTGATAGCTTTGCCCGCAAATACCCAGAACGATTTAATATCCATTATGTTGTGTCTGAG CCTCCTCTGAACTGGGATTCTGGTGTTGGGCGTATATCCAAGGAAATCATTCAAAAACATTTCCCTAAACCAGCAACTGATGTTATG ATATTGAGGTGTGGACCACCAGGAATGAACAAGGCCATGGTAGCTTATCTCAATGAACTTGGATACCTACCAGAAACGCTATTTGAATTCTAA